In Zingiber officinale cultivar Zhangliang chromosome 1A, Zo_v1.1, whole genome shotgun sequence, a genomic segment contains:
- the LOC122009170 gene encoding general transcription factor IIF subunit 2-like: MFLDSQFTLEMIQTNPNTPRSYKLNMSKDVAPMCVFSKSNQGKISVEGKVECNFDMEPQNLRAYSNLCRDRTNEAAVKTRKAKPLFVLENDHGMFMRPMPGIVVGQLPSSSKEKRKLTQSKRQDAKRVRMDKGEMLNILFRLFERQPNWRLKQLVLETDQPQQFLKEMLREICVYNKRGSNQGTHELKGEYKIFGGNQQ, from the exons ATGTTTCTTGATTCGCAGTTTACACTGGAAATGATTCAAACTAATCCTAATACACCCAGGAGTTACAAGTTGAACATGTCGAAAGATGTTGCACCAATGTGTGTTTTTTCCAAATCTAACCAAG GAAAGATCTCGGTGGAGGGGAAGGTTGAGTGTAACTTTGACATGGAACCTCAAAATTTAAGGGCTTATAGTAATTTATGCCGCGACAGAACGAACGAGGCTGCGGTTAAGACCAGAAAAGCTAAACCCTTGTTT GTTCTCGAGAATGATCATGGCATGTTCATGAGGCCAATGCCCGGCATAGTTGTTGGCCAACTTCCATCTAGTTCGAAG gagaagagaaaattaacgCAGTCTAAACGGCAGGATGCCAAACGAGTACGAATGGACAAAGGAGAAATGTTGAACATTCTCTTTAGACTCTTCGAAAGGCAACCCAATTGGAGGCTGAAGCAACTGGTCCTAGAGACTGACCAACCTCAG CAATTTTTGAAAGAGATGTTGCGCGAGATTTGCGTGTACAACAAGAGAGGATCAAACCAAGGAACCCATGAGCTCAAAGGAGAATACAAGATTTTTGGGGGGAATCAACAATGA
- the LOC122009175 gene encoding probable pectinesterase 8, with protein MASISLASFFSVVVAILAVLLLAFIEEPPPFNSFFTLDFHNNFHLQHCKHHHHHHRFESPCDDFPPDFPPPDTETATFLCVDSNGCCNFTTVQAAVDAVGEFGRKRSIIWINHGIYYEKVTIPKTKANITFQGQGMYTTAIAWNDTANSTGGTFYSASVAVYGVNFIAKNISFMNVSPIPKPGDMGAQAVAIRVGGDQAAFWGCGFFGAQDTLHDDRGRHFYKECFVQGSIDFIFGDATSLYQNCEMLSISAPVPTGLNFINGAVTAHGRTSANDNTGFSFVNCSIGGTGRIWLGRAWRPFSRVVFINTFMSDVVAPEGWNDFDDPNRDRTVFYGEYECSGAGASGAMRVAYAMKLNESEVVPFLNISFIGGEQWLQPFDSHLLL; from the exons ATGGCCAGTATTTCTCTTGCCTCCTTCTTCTCCGTCGTCGTCGCTATCCTCGCAGTTCTCCTCCTTGCTTTCATAGAAGAACCGCctcccttcaattcctttttCACTTTGGATTTCCACAACAATTTCCATCTCCAGCATTGCAAGCACCATCATCACCATCACCGCTTTGAATCTCCTTGTGACGACTTTCCGCCGGACTTTCCTCCACCGGACACCGAAACTGCCACGTTCCTCTGCGTCGACAGCAACGGTTGCTGCAACTTCACCACCGTGCAGGCGGCCGTGGATGCCGTCGGTGAGTTTGGTCGGAAGAGGAGCATCATCTGGATCAACCACGGCATCTACTA tgagaAGGTGACGATACCGAAGACAAAGGCAAACATCACGTTCCAAGGGCAAGGCATGTACACGACCGCCATTGCCTGGAACGACACCGCCAACTCCACCGGTGGCACGTTTTATAGCGCGTCCGTCGCAGTCTACGGAGTCAATTTCATTGCCAAGAACATAAGTTTCatg AATGTTTCGCCCATTCCGAAGCCGGGCGACATGGGAGCGCAGGCGGTGGCGATACGGGTGGGAGGCGACCAAGCGGCCTTCTGGGGTTGTGGCTTCTTCGGGGCGCAGGACACGCTGCACGACGACAGAGGTCGCCATTTCTACAAGGAATGTTTTGTTCAGGGCTCCATCGATTTCATTTTTGGTGATGCAACATCCTTGTACCag AACTGTGAAATGCTATCTATCTCAGCTCCGGTACCCACCGGACTAAACTTCATTAACGGCGCAGTCACCGCCCATGGGCGCACATCGGCCAACGACAACACCGGCTTCTCCTTCGTCAACTGCAGCATTGGCGGCACCGGCCGGATCTGGCTGGGCCGGGCGTGGAGGCCCTTCTCCCGCGTCGTCTTCATCAACACCTTCATGTCCGACGTGGTGGCTCCGGAAGGATGGAATGACTTCGACGACCCCAACCGAGACCG GACTGTGTTTTATGGTGAGTACGAGTGCAGCGGTGCTGGCGCCAGTGGGGCGATGAGAGTGGCTTATGCAATGAAGCTGAATGAGAGTGAAGTCGTACCATTTCTGAACATTTCATTCATTGGCGGAGAGCAGTGGCTGCAGCCTTTtgactctcatcttttgctttaA